The Clostridia bacterium genome contains a region encoding:
- the sigH gene encoding RNA polymerase sporulation sigma factor SigH: MNPNVQLYGGFEDLADEDVVAAAREGDTLALEYLITKYKNFVRAKARSYFLIGADREDIIQEGMIGLYKAIRDFRSDKLSSFRAFAELCITRQIITAIKTATRQKHIPLNSYVSLNKPIYDEDSDRTLLDVISGAKVSDPEDLVISREEFGDIEQKMGEILSDLEWRVLMAYLDGKSYQEIADSLERHVKSIDNALQRVKRKLERYLETRRLDDSAK; the protein is encoded by the coding sequence GTGAACCCGAACGTCCAGTTGTACGGCGGCTTCGAGGATCTCGCCGACGAAGACGTGGTCGCGGCGGCACGCGAAGGGGATACCCTGGCTCTGGAGTATCTCATCACGAAGTACAAGAACTTCGTGCGCGCCAAGGCCCGCTCGTACTTCCTCATCGGCGCCGACCGGGAAGACATCATCCAGGAAGGCATGATCGGCCTCTACAAGGCCATCCGGGACTTCCGCAGCGACAAGCTTTCCTCGTTCCGCGCGTTCGCGGAGCTGTGCATCACCCGCCAGATCATCACCGCGATCAAGACGGCGACGCGCCAGAAGCACATCCCGCTCAACTCGTACGTCTCGCTCAACAAGCCCATCTACGACGAAGACTCCGACCGCACCCTGCTCGACGTCATCTCGGGCGCGAAGGTGAGCGATCCGGAAGACCTCGTCATCAGCCGCGAGGAATTCGGCGACATCGAGCAAAAGATGGGCGAAATCCTGAGCGACCTCGAATGGCGGGTCCTCATGGCCTACCTCGACGGCAAGTCGTACCAGGAGATCGCCGACAGCCTCGAGCGCCACGTGAAGTCCATTGACAACGCCCTCCAGCGCGTGAAGCGCAAGCTGGAGCGCTACCTGGAAACGCGCCGCCTGGACGACTCGGCGAAGTAG